Proteins encoded by one window of Chryseobacterium foetidum:
- a CDS encoding T9SS type A sorting domain-containing protein — MFGSLYSSVSKLSFTALLLSFAGNSFVKAQQWQNVGSSASVSAGGSSFNNLVIDIAGNYYLSYYDVSVQKGSVQKFNGTSWSYVGGSAGITNSYATYNSLSINAAGTDLYYTNQGSGLEVRHFNGTSWTQLPSAATSTINYHASAVAPSGVLFTYSTLGSGTVKRLVNGAWEQVGNAGFSNGAAFAEMVIGTNNKVYTANVASGVRVYENSTTATSSDNWSLVGGSIVDAASSGEQYTSDIAIDANNNLYVAYVSNSSNSRKVNVKKFNGTSWEQVGNAYFSSGGVQHVALAVTSAGKPYVVASRWENDNFLKNTVYQLNTATNTWSTFGGDFISDGEATYNDLAVDNANNYLVLAYSEGNTKVKRITIPSTSSNNSCNNTDPGTNVGDLGCVTFNYKGQPVTYTTVRGADGKIWLQQNLGSSQVATSVSDADSYGDLFQWGRWDDGHQTRNSATSNVPSPNSPDGLSNSSSFILGSWWGGNDLNDQWTASPNSVSAVNAADPCKAIGPNWQMPSQADWTDAKNAEGINNPATAYESKLKLPAGGNRSFTDGSFGFVGQRGYFWSSTPTGLGAKYLYIGTTIGNPSAGAPRGQGSSVRCLKPNSALSVSDVSKNISFGIFPNPTDGILNIKTDSSIQNVYVTSLVGHRMPVELRNNQIDMTSFSKGIYIVEVQFKNGQKVSKKIIKN, encoded by the coding sequence ATGTTTGGAAGTTTATACTCGTCAGTATCAAAATTGAGCTTTACGGCTTTGTTGCTATCGTTTGCAGGAAATAGTTTTGTCAAAGCCCAGCAATGGCAAAATGTTGGTTCATCTGCCAGTGTTTCTGCGGGTGGAAGCAGTTTTAATAATTTAGTAATTGATATCGCAGGGAATTATTATCTTTCTTATTATGACGTTTCGGTTCAAAAAGGTTCGGTTCAGAAATTTAACGGAACTTCGTGGTCTTACGTTGGAGGAAGCGCAGGAATTACCAACAGTTACGCAACTTACAACTCACTTTCAATCAACGCAGCAGGAACCGATCTTTATTACACCAATCAGGGAAGCGGTCTGGAAGTCCGTCATTTTAACGGAACTTCGTGGACACAATTACCAAGTGCTGCGACCTCTACAATCAATTATCATGCTTCGGCGGTTGCTCCTTCAGGGGTTTTGTTCACTTACAGCACGCTGGGTTCAGGAACGGTAAAAAGATTAGTGAACGGAGCATGGGAACAGGTAGGAAATGCCGGCTTTTCAAACGGTGCGGCCTTCGCAGAAATGGTAATCGGAACCAACAATAAAGTCTATACAGCCAATGTGGCAAGCGGAGTACGGGTTTACGAAAACTCAACTACTGCAACATCTTCAGACAACTGGAGTTTAGTTGGTGGTAGCATTGTAGATGCAGCATCTTCCGGCGAGCAATATACTTCTGACATTGCAATTGATGCCAATAATAATCTGTATGTTGCTTATGTTTCAAACTCATCAAATTCCAGAAAAGTTAATGTTAAAAAATTTAACGGAACCTCATGGGAACAGGTCGGAAACGCTTATTTTTCTTCAGGCGGAGTACAGCACGTTGCTTTGGCGGTAACTTCAGCAGGGAAACCTTATGTTGTGGCAAGCCGTTGGGAAAATGATAACTTTTTGAAAAATACAGTCTATCAATTAAATACAGCGACAAATACGTGGTCAACTTTCGGAGGGGATTTTATCTCTGATGGTGAGGCAACTTATAATGATCTGGCTGTAGACAATGCGAATAATTATCTCGTTTTGGCGTATTCGGAAGGAAATACAAAAGTGAAGCGGATTACAATTCCATCAACATCATCAAACAATTCATGCAACAATACAGATCCGGGAACAAATGTAGGCGACCTGGGATGTGTAACATTTAATTATAAAGGGCAACCCGTAACTTATACAACTGTAAGAGGTGCAGACGGTAAAATCTGGCTTCAGCAGAATTTGGGAAGTTCGCAGGTGGCGACTTCAGTTTCTGATGCCGATTCGTACGGAGATCTTTTCCAGTGGGGAAGATGGGATGATGGCCATCAGACCAGAAATTCAGCAACATCCAATGTTCCTTCGCCCAATTCTCCTGATGGACTAAGTAATTCCTCGTCTTTCATTCTCGGTTCGTGGTGGGGAGGAAATGATCTGAATGATCAATGGACAGCATCACCAAATTCTGTCAGTGCTGTAAACGCGGCAGATCCTTGCAAAGCAATAGGACCCAACTGGCAAATGCCCTCACAAGCCGACTGGACTGATGCTAAAAATGCTGAAGGAATCAATAATCCTGCAACGGCTTATGAAAGTAAACTCAAACTTCCCGCGGGCGGAAACAGATCTTTTACAGACGGTTCTTTTGGGTTTGTTGGTCAGAGAGGGTATTTCTGGAGTTCAACTCCCACAGGTTTGGGCGCGAAATATTTATACATAGGAACAACCATCGGAAATCCTTCAGCAGGAGCTCCAAGAGGTCAGGGCTCTTCCGTAAGATGTTTAAAGCCGAATTCAGCTTTAAGTGTTTCTGATGTTTCTAAAAATATTTCATTTGGAATTTTTCCTAATCCGACTGATGGAATTTTAAATATCAAGACAGATTCGTCAATTCAAAATGTATATGTAACAAGTCTTGTCGGACATAGAATGCCAGTTGAATTGCGAAATAATCAAATTGACATGACTTCTTTTTCTAAAGGAATTTACATCGTAGAAGTTCAGTTTAAAAACGGGCAGAAAGTTTCAAAAAAAATCATCAAAAACTAA